The following coding sequences lie in one Acaryochloris thomasi RCC1774 genomic window:
- a CDS encoding response regulator, producing the protein MSTKRVLVIDDERYIQEIIQIALETISGWQVVTANSGLEGLDMAEQKQPDAILLDVMMPDIDGLTTFKKLQANPATQSIPVILLTAKVQAADQGRYQDLGVKATISKPFDPLQLPDQISTLLDWTA; encoded by the coding sequence ATGTCTACCAAACGAGTCCTGGTGATTGATGACGAACGCTATATCCAAGAGATCATCCAAATTGCTCTTGAAACAATTAGTGGCTGGCAAGTGGTGACAGCCAACTCTGGCTTAGAAGGGTTAGACATGGCTGAGCAAAAACAGCCCGACGCCATTCTTTTGGATGTGATGATGCCTGACATAGATGGGTTAACCACATTTAAGAAGCTACAGGCGAATCCAGCTACACAGTCTATCCCTGTTATTTTACTGACGGCAAAGGTTCAGGCCGCCGATCAAGGGCGGTATCAGGACTTGGGAGTGAAGGCCACAATCTCTAAACCCTTCGACCCTCTGCAGTTGCCGGACCAGATATCTACACTGCTGGATTGGACTGCATAG
- a CDS encoding DUF1830 domain-containing protein, with protein sequence MKQATKTVCRYINHTRQFQIVRIANVSDTFFERTVLPGHQVVFEADFDAELEVHTYEIATAILTARISCDRLASI encoded by the coding sequence ATGAAGCAAGCTACGAAAACAGTGTGTCGCTATATCAACCATACACGGCAGTTTCAGATTGTCCGAATTGCAAATGTCTCTGACACCTTTTTTGAGCGGACTGTCTTGCCTGGACATCAAGTTGTATTCGAAGCTGACTTTGATGCTGAACTAGAGGTTCATACCTATGAGATCGCAACGGCTATTTTGACGGCGAGAATTAGTTGCGATCGCTTAGCGTCGATCTAA
- a CDS encoding DUF1816 domain-containing protein, which produces MFLFRSSKKDTLWWLEIETQTPKCTYYFGPFDSAKEARHHRAGYVDDLRNEQAVGLVTKIKRWQTETLTIFDEEKLTLKPHL; this is translated from the coding sequence ATGTTTTTGTTTCGCTCTAGCAAAAAAGATACGCTCTGGTGGCTGGAAATTGAAACCCAAACGCCCAAATGCACTTACTATTTCGGCCCCTTCGACAGTGCAAAGGAAGCTAGGCATCATAGAGCTGGGTACGTCGATGACTTACGAAATGAACAGGCTGTAGGACTCGTGACAAAAATCAAGAGATGGCAAACCGAAACATTGACCATCTTTGATGAAGAGAAATTAACGCTAAAACCTCATCTATAG
- the ppsA gene encoding phosphoenolpyruvate synthase translates to MAQATQQFQQTQSSKTHELLMWFDEVGIDDVPLVGGKNASLGEMIQQLSQKGIKVPAGFATTAFAYRSFIQLAGLEPQLREIFADLDVENVRSLRRAGQQARTLILNTPFPEDLKGVITQAYLALCDRCATGPYLNDELDVAVRSSATAEDLPDASFAGQQETYLNVHGIHGVLEACHKCFASLFTDRAISYRTTKGFDHFSIALSVGVQQMVRSDLATAGVMFSIDTETGFKNAALITAAYGLGENVVQGSVNPDEYLVFKPTLLKGCQPILDKRLGSKEIKMVYDLEGSKLTKNVLVPEHDRQNFALTNDEILTLARWACIIEDHYSAVRGVDTPMDIEWAQDGHTGELFIVQARPETVQSQKAEHLLTTYRLLDSDEVLVQGRAVGARIGEGKVRVIADASQIGLFKPGEVLVTSRTDPDWEPIMKQAAAIVTDQGGRTCHAAIIARELGIPAIVGCNHATTKLSTGQVVTVSCAEGEGGNVYAGQLSFEKQETPLADLPRTRTQILMNIANPETAFGLASIPCDGVGLARLEFIIANQIKVHPLALIHFDQLEDPLVKDEIATLTTHYPYKPDFFMDKLAHGIGTIAAAFYPKPVIVRMSDFKSNEYANLLGGQPFEPHEENPMLGWRGASRYYEGSYRDAFELECRAIRRVREDMGLTNVIPMIPFCRTPDEGQKVLEEMARHGLQRGQDGLQVYVMCEVPTNVILADQFSDIFDGFSIGSNDLTQLTLGLDRDSSLVARLFDERNEAVKEMIRQVIAKAKAKGRKVGICGQAPSDYPEFAQFLVEQGIDSLSLNADSVLKTLLAVAEAEGHQ, encoded by the coding sequence ATGGCGCAAGCAACTCAACAATTCCAGCAGACCCAAAGCTCTAAAACCCATGAACTATTGATGTGGTTTGATGAAGTCGGAATTGATGACGTTCCTCTCGTGGGAGGAAAGAATGCATCTCTCGGTGAGATGATTCAGCAGCTTTCTCAGAAAGGTATAAAAGTTCCCGCAGGATTTGCCACAACAGCCTTTGCTTATCGGTCCTTCATTCAGCTGGCAGGGCTAGAGCCTCAACTGCGTGAGATATTCGCCGATCTTGATGTCGAAAATGTTAGGAGTCTGAGAAGAGCGGGGCAACAGGCTCGAACGCTCATTCTGAATACGCCTTTCCCTGAGGATTTGAAAGGGGTCATTACTCAGGCTTACTTAGCATTATGCGATCGCTGTGCCACAGGGCCTTATCTGAACGACGAGCTAGATGTCGCGGTGCGGTCTAGCGCCACGGCAGAAGATCTCCCCGACGCTAGTTTTGCCGGTCAACAGGAAACCTATCTCAACGTGCATGGCATTCATGGCGTCCTGGAAGCCTGCCATAAATGTTTTGCTTCTCTCTTCACTGATCGTGCCATCTCATACCGAACTACTAAAGGGTTTGACCACTTCAGCATTGCGCTCTCGGTAGGGGTGCAGCAGATGGTCCGCTCTGACCTCGCCACCGCTGGTGTGATGTTCTCTATCGATACCGAAACAGGGTTCAAGAATGCCGCTTTGATCACTGCAGCCTATGGTCTGGGGGAAAACGTCGTTCAAGGATCCGTCAACCCTGATGAGTATCTGGTGTTCAAGCCAACGCTGCTGAAGGGCTGCCAGCCCATCCTTGATAAGCGATTGGGTAGCAAAGAAATCAAGATGGTCTACGACCTAGAGGGCAGTAAGCTCACTAAAAACGTGCTAGTTCCCGAGCATGATCGTCAAAACTTTGCCCTCACCAACGATGAGATCCTCACCCTAGCCCGATGGGCTTGCATCATTGAAGATCATTACTCTGCTGTCCGGGGCGTCGATACCCCAATGGATATTGAGTGGGCACAGGATGGTCACACTGGTGAACTATTCATCGTCCAAGCGCGACCGGAAACGGTGCAGTCTCAGAAGGCTGAGCATCTTTTAACTACCTATCGCTTGCTAGATTCTGACGAGGTATTGGTCCAGGGTCGAGCTGTCGGAGCCAGAATCGGCGAAGGCAAAGTGCGGGTGATTGCCGATGCCAGCCAGATCGGTTTATTCAAGCCCGGGGAAGTTTTGGTGACTTCCCGAACTGATCCAGATTGGGAGCCGATTATGAAGCAGGCCGCTGCCATTGTTACCGATCAGGGGGGCCGTACCTGCCACGCTGCGATCATTGCCCGTGAGCTGGGCATTCCAGCCATTGTGGGCTGTAACCATGCGACCACAAAACTGTCTACGGGGCAGGTGGTCACGGTCTCCTGTGCTGAAGGTGAAGGCGGCAATGTCTATGCAGGGCAGTTGTCCTTTGAGAAGCAGGAAACACCGCTGGCCGATTTGCCCCGCACCCGGACTCAAATCTTGATGAATATAGCCAATCCGGAAACTGCCTTTGGGTTAGCGTCTATTCCCTGTGATGGCGTGGGTTTGGCCCGTCTAGAATTCATTATTGCCAATCAGATTAAGGTGCATCCGCTGGCATTGATTCACTTTGATCAGCTAGAGGATCCGCTGGTGAAGGATGAGATCGCAACCCTAACCACCCACTATCCCTACAAACCCGACTTCTTCATGGATAAGCTGGCCCACGGCATCGGCACCATTGCGGCAGCCTTCTATCCGAAGCCCGTGATCGTGCGAATGTCGGATTTCAAAAGCAACGAGTACGCCAATCTTTTGGGCGGACAGCCGTTTGAGCCGCACGAAGAGAATCCCATGCTGGGCTGGCGAGGGGCCTCTCGATACTACGAAGGATCGTATCGGGACGCCTTTGAGCTAGAGTGCAGAGCCATCCGGCGTGTACGAGAGGACATGGGACTCACCAATGTAATTCCAATGATTCCGTTCTGTCGTACCCCAGATGAAGGCCAAAAAGTTCTCGAAGAAATGGCTCGGCACGGTCTCCAACGAGGTCAAGATGGCCTCCAGGTTTATGTGATGTGTGAGGTGCCCACTAACGTTATTTTGGCTGACCAGTTTAGCGACATCTTTGATGGCTTCTCCATTGGCTCCAATGACCTGACCCAGCTCACCCTGGGACTTGATCGGGATTCGAGTTTAGTGGCCCGTCTTTTTGACGAACGCAATGAGGCCGTCAAAGAAATGATCCGTCAGGTGATTGCCAAGGCAAAAGCTAAGGGCCGCAAAGTGGGTATCTGTGGCCAAGCGCCCAGTGACTACCCAGAATTTGCTCAGTTCTTAGTGGAGCAGGGCATTGACTCCCTCAGTCTCAATGCTGATTCGGTCCTCAAAACCTTACTTGCTGTTGCAGAAGCAGAGGGACACCAGTGA
- a CDS encoding universal stress protein, with translation MFHKILVAMDSSKTGDEIFDYALALAQPLKADLMLLHVLSSDEVGAPDMPLALPGPYYYPGLSDLPLQTYRETWEKLEAQGIGRLQSCEKQAKLHGVSTEYTQTSGSPGRTICDLAQNWGADLILMGCRGRAGLSQLILGSVSNYVMHHAPCSVVVVKAPVHTFSPLDHTPETSVHLTESRLAGWQ, from the coding sequence ATGTTTCACAAAATTTTAGTTGCGATGGATAGCTCTAAAACAGGCGACGAGATCTTTGACTATGCTCTAGCGTTAGCCCAACCTCTTAAAGCCGATCTAATGTTGCTACATGTGTTGTCGAGTGACGAGGTCGGTGCCCCAGATATGCCGCTAGCTCTTCCTGGCCCCTACTACTATCCAGGACTTTCAGATCTTCCCCTTCAGACCTATCGAGAAACTTGGGAGAAACTGGAAGCCCAGGGGATAGGACGTCTTCAGAGCTGTGAAAAGCAGGCCAAGCTGCATGGCGTATCGACAGAATATACACAAACCTCTGGCAGTCCTGGACGAACTATTTGCGACTTAGCCCAAAACTGGGGAGCCGATCTCATTCTGATGGGGTGTCGTGGGCGGGCAGGATTAAGTCAACTCATCCTCGGTAGTGTGAGTAATTACGTGATGCACCATGCCCCCTGCTCTGTTGTAGTTGTCAAGGCACCCGTTCATACTTTTTCACCGTTAGATCATACTCCTGAAACCTCTGTACATCTGACTGAATCTCGATTAGCGGGGTGGCAATAA
- a CDS encoding universal stress protein: MYQTILAAVDLSELSLAVFKQALQLTKFCGAKLILLHVLSSDEEGFPILATFPYDHFEPTLAEGYLESWRQLEQKGLQHLKTFADHAQQEGIKIETLQMAGNPGQIIRDLARDRAVNLIMMGNRGRSGLSELLLGSQSNYVMHHAPCSVQVVKVPVPKLEPLVATANLTKSTGN, translated from the coding sequence ATGTATCAAACTATTCTGGCCGCAGTGGACTTATCAGAATTGAGCTTGGCGGTGTTTAAGCAAGCGCTCCAGCTCACTAAGTTCTGTGGCGCAAAGCTCATCCTGCTTCATGTTTTGTCCAGTGACGAAGAAGGTTTTCCGATCCTGGCGACCTTTCCTTATGATCACTTCGAACCAACCTTAGCAGAAGGCTATCTCGAAAGTTGGCGACAGCTTGAGCAGAAGGGACTGCAACATTTGAAAACCTTCGCAGATCATGCTCAGCAAGAGGGAATAAAGATAGAGACCCTGCAGATGGCCGGTAATCCAGGACAAATCATTCGGGATCTGGCTCGTGACAGAGCAGTGAATTTAATCATGATGGGCAACCGTGGTCGCTCCGGTCTGTCAGAACTCTTGCTAGGGAGTCAGAGCAACTATGTGATGCACCATGCTCCCTGTTCAGTGCAAGTGGTCAAGGTTCCTGTTCCTAAACTTGAACCACTTGTGGCTACAGCGAATCTTACTAAGAGTACAGGTAATTAG
- a CDS encoding universal stress protein: MYKSILVAMDVFDSRTTVFEEALKLARLSGAKLVLLHALSNDEVGYPNVPPLGIDEAYYERWRSFVKEGLLHLNRFKEQAETEDVEAEMLQEIGRPGHVICAVAQEQNVDLIIIGNRGRSGLSEAVLGSQSNYVMHHAPCSVLVHRLTEDRSQSSDDKAPLAESV; this comes from the coding sequence ATGTATAAGAGCATTCTTGTTGCAATGGATGTTTTTGACTCAAGAACAACTGTCTTTGAGGAGGCACTTAAACTTGCCAGACTCAGTGGAGCCAAACTCGTATTACTGCATGCTCTTTCAAACGATGAAGTCGGTTATCCTAATGTGCCTCCTCTCGGCATTGATGAAGCCTACTATGAGCGCTGGCGCAGCTTTGTTAAGGAGGGATTGCTACACCTCAATCGGTTCAAAGAGCAAGCTGAGACCGAAGACGTTGAGGCCGAGATGCTTCAGGAAATTGGTCGCCCAGGGCATGTGATTTGTGCTGTTGCCCAAGAACAGAACGTTGACCTAATCATCATTGGGAATCGTGGTCGCTCTGGTCTTTCGGAAGCTGTGCTGGGTAGCCAGAGTAATTACGTGATGCACCATGCCCCCTGTTCCGTCTTAGTTCATCGCTTAACGGAGGATCGTTCTCAGTCAAGTGATGACAAAGCACCTTTAGCTGAATCTGTGTGA
- a CDS encoding universal stress protein — protein MFNKILVALDYSASCEQVFEQGLTLAKMMHAQLMLVHVVTPLEETYPISTLMPSLLDDPVTSRFEIANAYIRELEAFEMKGLEMLKSHANIATEQGLQAGVQQPSGYPARSLCDVARTWNADVIVMGRRSQNVLRKALLGSISNYVTHHAPCSVLIVHNQDSPESTVQQETADTAKP, from the coding sequence ATGTTTAACAAAATTCTAGTGGCATTAGATTACTCAGCATCCTGTGAACAAGTCTTTGAGCAGGGTTTGACCTTAGCAAAGATGATGCATGCACAGCTCATGTTGGTGCATGTGGTTACCCCTCTAGAGGAAACATATCCGATCTCTACTCTCATGCCCAGTCTGTTAGATGACCCGGTAACCTCCCGCTTCGAAATCGCAAATGCCTATATTAGAGAGCTTGAGGCTTTCGAGATGAAGGGGCTTGAGATGTTAAAGTCGCACGCTAATATCGCCACTGAGCAGGGGCTACAAGCAGGAGTTCAACAACCCTCAGGGTATCCAGCTCGTAGCCTCTGTGATGTTGCTCGAACCTGGAATGCCGACGTGATTGTTATGGGGCGGCGGAGCCAAAACGTCTTGAGAAAAGCTTTGCTAGGCAGCATCAGCAACTACGTTACCCACCATGCACCCTGTTCCGTACTGATTGTTCATAACCAGGACAGTCCTGAATCGACTGTGCAACAGGAGACTGCTGACACCGCCAAGCCTTAA
- a CDS encoding universal stress protein gives MYHKILVAIDEATINQNIFNAALALAKTIPDVKLVLLHVLSPDLVKVPAHVSVPGPFQQPNLDPYPSLREDLLFSHQRQWNAYDSDCLSQLRSYTAEAIKAGVTTEFMQQPGVPGPVICDLAKALPADLILIGNRGRSGLKEVLLGSVSRYVSDHAPCSVMVIRAQPKPHVADEA, from the coding sequence ATGTATCACAAAATTTTAGTCGCGATTGATGAAGCCACCATTAACCAAAATATTTTTAATGCAGCGCTGGCACTCGCGAAGACAATACCTGATGTCAAGCTTGTGCTCCTGCACGTTTTGTCTCCTGATCTGGTTAAAGTCCCGGCTCATGTCTCTGTCCCTGGTCCGTTCCAGCAGCCCAATCTAGACCCGTACCCCAGCCTGCGAGAGGATCTGTTGTTCAGTCACCAGCGACAGTGGAATGCCTATGACAGTGATTGTCTTTCTCAACTGCGGTCCTATACAGCAGAGGCCATCAAAGCAGGGGTTACCACTGAATTTATGCAGCAACCGGGTGTTCCGGGGCCTGTGATCTGTGATCTGGCGAAAGCTCTACCAGCGGATCTGATTTTAATCGGGAACCGAGGTCGTTCAGGTCTCAAAGAAGTTCTGCTCGGCAGTGTCAGCAGATATGTTTCAGACCATGCCCCCTGCTCCGTTATGGTCATTCGTGCTCAACCCAAGCCCCATGTCGCTGATGAAGCTTGA
- the hoxE gene encoding bidirectional hydrogenase complex protein HoxE, translating to MKLEQRIQTSRSNHPSGDKRFKVLEATMKRHQYQPDALIEVLHKAQELFGYLELDLLLHIAHSLKLPPSHVYGVATFYHFFALKPAGAHTCVICMGTACYVKGAASLLSTVEQMAQIQAGETTADGQLSLSTARCLGACGSAPAVVIDGDVMGYQTPETLGALLTIHVQSPGEEEAQ from the coding sequence ATGAAGCTTGAGCAAAGGATTCAAACAAGCAGGTCAAACCATCCTAGTGGTGATAAGCGTTTTAAAGTGCTAGAGGCCACCATGAAGCGGCATCAGTATCAACCTGACGCCCTAATTGAGGTTCTCCATAAAGCGCAGGAACTCTTTGGCTATCTAGAGCTAGATTTACTGCTGCACATTGCCCATAGCCTCAAGCTCCCCCCGAGCCACGTCTATGGTGTAGCGACCTTTTATCACTTCTTTGCGCTCAAGCCTGCTGGGGCACATACCTGCGTTATTTGTATGGGCACTGCCTGCTATGTCAAAGGAGCCGCATCTCTTCTGAGCACCGTAGAACAGATGGCCCAAATTCAGGCTGGAGAAACTACCGCAGATGGTCAGCTTTCTCTCAGCACAGCCCGCTGCTTAGGGGCCTGTGGGAGCGCCCCCGCTGTCGTAATCGATGGCGATGTGATGGGGTATCAAACCCCAGAGACCCTGGGCGCACTACTCACTATCCACGTTCAGTCCCCAGGTGAGGAGGAGGCACAATAA